A genomic segment from Thermostichus lividus PCC 6715 encodes:
- a CDS encoding dihydrolipoamide acetyltransferase family protein, producing the protein MIRELFMPALSSTMTEGKIVSWLKSPGDKVAKGETVLIVESDKADMDVESFYDGYLAVITVPAGETAPVGSTIGLVAETEAEIAEAKAKAHSATPASTPTAAAVSNGSPQTSSAPVAVATVPAARVVASPRARKLAKEHNIDLKTLKGTGPRGRITAADVEALIGTAPAPVVAPAVTSSPMAAPTAPVVAKEDLVPLTTLQNAVVRNMVASLAIPDFHVAYTITTDALDRLYQQIKSKGVTMTALLAKAIALTLQKHPIMNAYYTEQGIQYRQDINVAVAVAMPGGGLITPVLKNADQIDIYTLSRTWKDLVERARAKQLQPEEYNSGTFSLSNLGMFGVDSFDAILTPGQGAIMAVGASQPTVVATEEGLLGVKRQMKVNITCDHRVIYGADAAAFLRDLAKLIETNPQALTL; encoded by the coding sequence ATGATTCGTGAACTGTTTATGCCCGCTTTAAGCTCCACCATGACAGAAGGCAAAATTGTCTCGTGGCTCAAGTCCCCGGGCGATAAGGTAGCCAAGGGCGAAACGGTCTTAATTGTTGAATCTGACAAGGCTGATATGGATGTGGAGTCGTTCTATGACGGCTACTTGGCGGTGATTACAGTGCCCGCTGGTGAGACCGCTCCTGTTGGCTCCACAATTGGTTTAGTGGCGGAAACAGAAGCGGAAATTGCAGAGGCAAAAGCGAAGGCACACTCCGCCACTCCGGCCAGCACTCCCACAGCAGCCGCCGTGAGTAATGGCAGCCCGCAGACCAGTTCAGCCCCTGTAGCGGTTGCCACTGTCCCTGCGGCGCGGGTTGTGGCTTCCCCCCGTGCCCGCAAGTTGGCGAAAGAGCATAACATTGATCTGAAAACCCTGAAGGGCACAGGTCCCAGGGGGCGGATTACCGCAGCAGATGTGGAAGCACTCATCGGTACAGCACCTGCACCCGTTGTTGCGCCTGCGGTGACCTCATCGCCTATGGCTGCTCCCACCGCCCCTGTGGTGGCCAAGGAGGATCTGGTGCCCCTGACCACACTGCAAAATGCGGTCGTGCGGAATATGGTTGCCAGCTTGGCGATTCCAGACTTCCATGTGGCTTACACCATTACCACCGATGCCTTGGATCGGCTCTACCAGCAGATTAAGTCCAAGGGGGTGACGATGACAGCACTCTTGGCCAAGGCGATCGCCCTAACGCTGCAAAAGCACCCCATTATGAATGCGTACTATACCGAGCAAGGGATTCAATACCGGCAGGACATTAACGTAGCGGTGGCGGTGGCCATGCCCGGTGGCGGTTTGATTACTCCTGTGCTGAAAAATGCCGATCAGATTGATATTTATACCCTTTCGCGCACTTGGAAAGACCTTGTGGAGCGCGCTCGGGCTAAGCAACTGCAACCCGAGGAGTACAACAGCGGTACCTTCAGCCTCTCTAACTTAGGGATGTTTGGAGTTGATAGTTTTGATGCCATTCTCACGCCTGGGCAAGGCGCAATTATGGCGGTGGGTGCCTCGCAACCCACGGTCGTGGCCACCGAGGAGGGTCTGTTGGGGGTGAAGCGGCAAATGAAGGTGAATATCACCTGTGATCATCGGGTGATTTACGGTGCCGATGCAGCGGCCTTTCTACGGGATTTAGCAAAGCTAATTGAAACAAACCCCCAAGCCTTGACCCTCTAA
- a CDS encoding YlqD family protein: MTDPMDTKLLLRRQISVKAVVTPLWKEDAQRQLQAQLNQVDIQIQQLDLQLQQVIGELRKTGEAQDLVNARIQEVQAQANNQKAQLLQQKNTILQQLDQVQRLEDGQEVDQGQVDNFFYVTKGDNLIQKMQVEILMRDGVIEEIRGTL, encoded by the coding sequence ATGACAGATCCTATGGACACTAAACTGCTCCTGCGGCGGCAAATTTCAGTCAAAGCAGTCGTAACCCCCCTTTGGAAAGAAGATGCCCAGCGGCAATTACAGGCGCAACTCAATCAAGTTGACATTCAAATTCAACAATTAGACTTGCAGTTGCAGCAAGTGATAGGCGAGCTGCGCAAAACTGGGGAAGCCCAAGACTTAGTCAATGCCCGCATCCAAGAGGTACAGGCCCAAGCCAACAACCAGAAAGCCCAACTCTTGCAGCAGAAAAATACTATCCTACAGCAATTGGATCAAGTACAACGCCTAGAAGACGGGCAGGAAGTCGATCAGGGTCAAGTCGATAATTTCTTTTACGTCACCAAAGGGGATAACCTGATCCAAAAAATGCAAGTGGAAATTTTGATGCGCGATGGTGTCATTGAAGAGATTCGCGGCACCCTCTAG
- a CDS encoding long-chain fatty acid--CoA ligase codes for MTTAAYTYTPVTGLVGDASLPDHFLPYKTLQALPELWPLLAQRHGDVIALDAPYEDPATCITYSELYQRIQRFAAGLQALGVIHGDRVALFADNSPRWLIADQGSMMAGAINVVRSGTADAQELLYILRDSGSTLLLVENLATLQKLQAGLAETMVRTVVLLSTESPELEGFALRLLNFSQVFHEGQYGTVRTVAIAPTDLATLMYTSGTTGQPKGVMVTHGGLLSQIVNLWAIVQPNVGDRTLSILPIWHAYERVAEYFLFAAGCTQTYTNLRHFKNDLKRCKPHYMIAVPRIWEGFYEGVQKQLRDAPAKKRRLAQFFLSVGRQYVLQRRLLTGLSLTNPNPTGWEKFVARLQTALLKPLYRLGEAKVYRKIREATGGEIKQIISGGGALAPHLDTFYEVIGLEVLVGYGLTETAVVLTARRYWANLRGSAGRPIPDTAIKIVDPDTKAQMAFGQKGLVLAKGPQVMKGYYNKPEATAQVLDSEGWFDTGDLGYLTANGDLVLTGRQKDTIVLSNGENIEPQPVEDACLRSAYIDQIMLVGQDQKALGALIVPNLDALEQWATAKGYRLQLPDRPSPQGVGELITLESKVVQDLYRHELLREVQNRPGYRPDDRIATFRFILEPFTIENGLLTQTLKIRRHVVSDRYHDMINGMFE; via the coding sequence ATGACGACGGCAGCCTATACTTATACTCCGGTGACGGGATTAGTGGGGGATGCCTCGCTACCGGATCACTTTTTACCCTACAAAACTCTCCAAGCCCTGCCGGAACTCTGGCCATTGTTGGCACAGCGCCATGGAGACGTGATTGCCCTCGATGCCCCCTACGAAGATCCCGCAACCTGCATTACCTACAGTGAACTCTATCAACGCATTCAACGCTTTGCGGCAGGACTGCAAGCCCTAGGGGTTATACACGGCGATCGCGTTGCCCTGTTTGCCGACAATAGCCCCCGCTGGCTGATTGCCGATCAGGGAAGTATGATGGCCGGTGCCATTAATGTTGTCCGCAGTGGCACTGCCGACGCGCAGGAACTCCTTTATATTTTGCGCGATAGCGGCTCAACCCTCCTATTAGTGGAAAACCTTGCCACCCTGCAAAAGTTGCAGGCGGGGTTAGCGGAAACAATGGTTAGAACGGTTGTGCTGCTCAGTACAGAATCCCCAGAACTGGAGGGGTTCGCCCTACGGCTATTAAACTTTAGCCAAGTGTTTCATGAAGGACAGTACGGTACGGTGCGCACAGTGGCGATCGCCCCGACGGATCTGGCAACCCTGATGTACACCTCCGGCACCACGGGTCAACCCAAGGGGGTTATGGTCACCCACGGTGGTCTGCTGAGTCAGATTGTGAACCTCTGGGCCATTGTGCAACCCAATGTTGGCGATCGCACCTTGAGTATTTTGCCCATCTGGCACGCCTACGAGCGGGTGGCAGAGTATTTTTTATTTGCAGCGGGTTGTACCCAAACCTACACCAACTTGCGCCACTTCAAAAATGACCTCAAACGTTGTAAACCCCACTACATGATTGCCGTGCCCCGCATCTGGGAAGGGTTTTACGAAGGGGTACAAAAACAACTGCGGGATGCCCCCGCCAAGAAGCGGCGACTGGCACAGTTTTTCCTCAGTGTGGGTCGCCAATACGTTCTACAACGGCGGCTTCTTACGGGACTGAGTTTAACCAACCCCAACCCAACCGGCTGGGAAAAATTTGTCGCACGGCTGCAAACAGCGCTGCTGAAGCCCCTATACCGGCTTGGCGAAGCGAAGGTGTACCGCAAAATCCGTGAGGCCACCGGCGGTGAAATTAAGCAAATCATTAGTGGTGGGGGTGCCTTGGCTCCCCACTTGGATACCTTTTATGAAGTGATTGGTCTAGAGGTTTTAGTTGGCTACGGCCTCACTGAAACAGCCGTTGTCTTAACAGCGCGGCGTTATTGGGCCAACCTGCGGGGGTCGGCGGGTCGCCCTATTCCCGATACTGCCATTAAAATTGTTGACCCAGACACCAAAGCTCAGATGGCATTTGGCCAAAAGGGGTTAGTACTGGCCAAAGGGCCGCAGGTGATGAAAGGCTACTACAACAAACCTGAGGCAACTGCGCAGGTTCTAGACAGCGAGGGCTGGTTTGATACGGGGGATCTGGGGTATTTGACGGCCAATGGCGATCTGGTGCTAACGGGGCGGCAAAAAGACACAATTGTTCTGAGTAACGGTGAAAATATTGAGCCTCAACCGGTGGAGGATGCCTGCCTGCGCAGTGCCTATATTGATCAGATTATGTTAGTGGGGCAAGACCAAAAAGCCTTAGGTGCCTTGATTGTCCCGAATCTAGACGCCCTAGAGCAGTGGGCTACCGCCAAAGGGTACCGCCTGCAACTCCCCGATCGCCCCAGTCCCCAGGGAGTTGGTGAACTCATCACCCTTGAGAGTAAAGTGGTTCAAGACCTGTACCGCCACGAACTGCTGCGGGAAGTGCAAAACCGTCCGGGCTACCGCCCTGATGATCGCATCGCCACATTTCGCTTTATTCTCGAACCCTTTACTATAGAGAATGGCCTGTTAACCCAAACCCTAAAAATTCGCCGACATGTCGTGAGCGATCGCTACCACGATATGATTAACGGCATGTTTGAGTGA
- a CDS encoding Maf family protein, giving the protein MLPFVLASASPARRQLLQQIGIEPIVQPSHFDESVIQATTPTELVRLLARCKAETIAHTYPPPAVVLGCDSVLVMDGNIYGKPASAAEAIARWQRMRGQTGELLTGHALIDVTHGYTSVDVETTQVTFAQVSDAEITDYVMSGEPLACAGCFALDGRGGAFVEKIIGTPSNVIGLSLPLLRRMLARMGYALTDFRPPCI; this is encoded by the coding sequence ATGCTGCCCTTTGTGCTTGCCTCTGCTTCCCCGGCTCGCCGTCAACTGTTGCAACAAATTGGCATCGAGCCGATTGTCCAGCCCAGCCATTTTGATGAATCAGTGATTCAGGCAACAACCCCCACAGAACTGGTGCGCCTGTTGGCACGCTGTAAAGCGGAGACCATTGCCCACACCTACCCACCCCCTGCGGTGGTTCTAGGCTGTGACTCCGTGCTGGTGATGGATGGCAACATTTATGGTAAGCCCGCTTCAGCGGCAGAGGCGATCGCCCGTTGGCAGCGAATGCGCGGTCAAACTGGCGAGCTATTAACGGGGCATGCCCTCATCGATGTAACTCACGGATACACTAGCGTTGACGTGGAAACGACCCAGGTCACCTTTGCGCAGGTGAGCGATGCGGAAATTACGGACTATGTGATGTCCGGTGAACCCTTGGCCTGTGCTGGTTGCTTTGCCTTGGATGGCCGAGGGGGAGCCTTTGTGGAAAAAATCATTGGCACCCCTAGTAACGTCATTGGCCTGAGCTTGCCCTTGCTGCGGCGGATGCTGGCTCGTATGGGGTATGCCCTGACGGATTTTCGCCCCCCATGCATCTAG
- the rplS gene encoding 50S ribosomal protein L19: MNAQDIIRSIEAEQLKDDLPVIHVGDRVRVGVKIQEGGKERVQPYEGDVIAMRNSGINRSITVRRVFQGVGVERVFLLHSPRIDSIKVVQRGKVRRAKLYYLRNLVGKAARIKARFDRPL; this comes from the coding sequence ATGAACGCCCAAGACATTATTCGCTCAATTGAAGCGGAGCAACTAAAAGATGACTTGCCCGTGATTCATGTGGGCGATCGCGTCCGGGTTGGGGTGAAAATTCAAGAAGGTGGCAAAGAGCGGGTTCAGCCCTACGAAGGGGATGTCATTGCCATGCGCAATAGTGGCATCAACCGCTCTATCACGGTTCGGCGCGTTTTTCAAGGCGTGGGTGTTGAGCGGGTTTTTTTACTGCACTCACCGCGAATTGATAGTATTAAGGTAGTGCAGCGGGGTAAAGTTCGGCGGGCGAAGCTCTACTACCTGCGCAATTTGGTGGGTAAAGCAGCGCGGATCAAAGCACGATTTGATCGGCCACTTTAA
- the cobW gene encoding cobalamin biosynthesis protein CobW, with product MAAKIPVTIITGFLGSGKTTLIRHLLSHAQGRRIAVIVNEFGDVGIDGDLLESCCTETAGIWELTNGCLCCTVQDEFLPTMQALLQRRQQIDHIVIETSGLALPKPLVMAFRWPEVRHAATVDGVVTVVDGLAFAAGQVSADVEALFAQKAADESLQHDDTPLEELFSDQLACADLVILTKTDQLAAGQPQHLVESLQAQLPSRIKVIAASHGQVPTELLLGFNAAVEEDLGQRPSHHDGEAEHDHDEEIAAVCLEMGCCDLNGLRQSLERLLKEPDIYRIKGFAAIEGKPMRLVVQGVGQRLEVFYDRLWQPHESRHTRLVVIGKGIDRQDLVSRLM from the coding sequence ATGGCGGCAAAGATTCCTGTAACGATCATTACTGGCTTTTTAGGTAGCGGCAAAACCACTCTGATTCGTCATCTGCTCAGCCATGCCCAGGGCAGACGGATTGCGGTGATTGTCAATGAGTTTGGGGATGTGGGGATTGATGGCGACCTGCTAGAGTCGTGCTGTACTGAAACGGCTGGGATCTGGGAGCTGACTAACGGCTGTCTGTGCTGCACGGTACAGGATGAGTTTCTGCCAACGATGCAGGCGTTGCTGCAACGGCGGCAGCAAATTGACCACATTGTCATTGAAACCTCCGGTTTGGCATTACCCAAACCCTTGGTGATGGCGTTTCGTTGGCCAGAGGTACGCCATGCTGCCACGGTAGATGGCGTGGTGACGGTGGTGGATGGACTCGCCTTCGCCGCTGGACAAGTGAGTGCCGATGTGGAGGCACTGTTTGCCCAAAAGGCCGCAGATGAGAGTCTGCAGCACGATGACACGCCTCTCGAAGAACTCTTTAGCGATCAGCTGGCCTGTGCGGATTTAGTGATCCTGACCAAGACCGATCAACTGGCGGCAGGTCAACCTCAGCACCTTGTTGAGAGCCTGCAAGCCCAACTGCCCTCGCGCATTAAGGTCATTGCGGCTAGCCACGGGCAGGTGCCTACAGAGTTACTTCTTGGGTTTAATGCAGCGGTTGAGGAGGATTTAGGGCAGCGACCTAGCCACCACGATGGTGAGGCGGAGCATGATCATGATGAGGAGATTGCGGCGGTTTGCCTAGAGATGGGATGTTGCGACCTCAATGGTTTACGCCAGTCCCTTGAGCGCCTGTTAAAGGAACCCGACATCTACCGCATCAAGGGCTTTGCGGCAATTGAGGGGAAGCCGATGCGACTGGTGGTGCAGGGGGTGGGTCAGCGGTTGGAGGTGTTCTACGATCGCCTGTGGCAGCCCCACGAATCCCGGCACACGCGATTGGTGGTGATTGGCAAGGGGATTGATCGCCAAGACTTGGTCTCGCGGCTGATGTAA
- the glcD gene encoding glycolate oxidase subunit GlcD, whose amino-acid sequence MNTLVQTTPWQRITEELLLIVGSSGLITDESESLVYECDGLAIYRQRPKLVVLPTTTEQVAAILKVCDRYRVPFVARGSGTGLSGGALPLADGILIVTARMNQILDVDLANQQVVVQPGVINAWVTQAVADQGYYYAPDPSSQIICSIGGNVAENSGGVHCLKYGVTTNHVLGLTVVLPNGEIVELGGAVPEMPGYDLTGVFVGSEGTLGIATEIRLRVLKQAEAIAVLLADFTTIEAAGETVSAIIRAGIIPAGMEIMDNLSINAVEDVVATNCYPRDAGAVLLVEVDGLEAEVPVLQERVSQICYAQGARHVRIATAAEERLRLWKGRKAAFAAAGRLSPNYFVQDGVIPRSQLATVLKEIEQLSQRSGYRIANVFHAGDGNLHPLILYDQAVPGALAEVEALGGEILKLCVRLGGSISGEHGIGSDKACFMPEMFSPADLETMQQVRSAFDPKRLANPEKLFPTPRTCGEGAHHVNAYPQVEVF is encoded by the coding sequence ATGAACACACTGGTGCAAACCACTCCATGGCAACGCATTACAGAGGAACTGCTGCTCATTGTCGGCAGTAGCGGACTAATCACTGATGAGTCGGAAAGCTTGGTGTATGAATGCGATGGCCTAGCCATATATCGCCAACGGCCAAAGTTAGTGGTTCTGCCCACCACTACCGAGCAGGTGGCGGCTATTCTTAAGGTATGCGATCGCTACCGTGTACCCTTTGTGGCTCGCGGTTCAGGAACGGGGCTATCGGGTGGTGCCTTACCGCTGGCCGATGGCATCCTGATTGTTACCGCCCGCATGAACCAAATTCTGGACGTGGATCTAGCGAATCAGCAAGTTGTTGTCCAGCCTGGGGTCATTAACGCTTGGGTTACCCAAGCTGTTGCCGATCAGGGCTACTACTACGCACCGGATCCCTCAAGTCAGATTATTTGCTCCATCGGTGGCAATGTCGCAGAAAACTCTGGTGGGGTTCACTGCTTAAAATATGGCGTAACCACTAACCATGTCTTGGGACTAACGGTCGTCTTGCCCAATGGTGAGATTGTTGAACTGGGCGGAGCTGTGCCAGAGATGCCCGGTTACGATCTGACGGGTGTGTTTGTTGGCTCTGAGGGAACCTTGGGAATTGCCACGGAAATTCGCCTGCGGGTTCTGAAGCAAGCGGAGGCGATCGCCGTCCTATTGGCAGATTTCACCACAATTGAAGCAGCAGGGGAAACGGTCTCTGCCATTATCCGTGCTGGCATTATCCCCGCTGGGATGGAAATTATGGATAACCTCAGCATCAATGCGGTTGAAGACGTAGTGGCGACCAATTGCTATCCCCGGGATGCTGGGGCGGTGCTTTTGGTGGAAGTGGATGGCCTAGAGGCAGAAGTGCCCGTCCTCCAAGAGCGAGTGTCACAGATTTGTTATGCTCAAGGGGCGCGCCACGTCAGGATTGCTACCGCCGCCGAGGAACGCCTACGCCTCTGGAAAGGTCGCAAAGCCGCCTTTGCTGCTGCGGGTCGCCTGAGTCCGAACTATTTTGTCCAGGATGGCGTGATTCCCCGCAGTCAATTAGCCACCGTTCTTAAGGAAATTGAGCAACTGAGTCAGCGCAGCGGCTACCGCATTGCCAACGTCTTCCATGCGGGGGATGGCAACTTGCATCCTCTGATTCTTTACGATCAAGCCGTGCCCGGTGCCCTTGCTGAGGTCGAAGCTCTTGGAGGGGAAATTCTCAAGCTCTGTGTGCGCTTGGGAGGAAGTATTTCCGGCGAGCATGGCATTGGTAGTGACAAAGCCTGTTTCATGCCTGAAATGTTCAGCCCAGCGGATCTAGAAACCATGCAGCAGGTGCGCTCAGCCTTCGATCCGAAGCGGCTCGCCAATCCGGAAAAACTGTTTCCAACCCCGCGCACCTGTGGCGAAGGGGCACACCACGTCAACGCCTACCCACAGGTTGAGGTCTTTTAA
- a CDS encoding carbon dioxide-concentrating mechanism protein CcmK → MPIAVGMVEVLGHPPALAVADVMVKAARVTLVGYERVSGARLTIIVRGDVSEVQIAVAAGVEAAKRIPAESPKEKTLYLSSTVIPRPDPNLEAIFPTMCFQFGDGWEQFLV, encoded by the coding sequence ATGCCCATTGCCGTTGGGATGGTGGAAGTGCTAGGTCATCCTCCCGCGTTGGCTGTTGCTGATGTGATGGTCAAGGCTGCCCGGGTCACCCTTGTAGGGTATGAGCGTGTGAGTGGGGCGCGGCTGACAATTATTGTTCGTGGCGATGTGTCAGAGGTGCAAATTGCGGTTGCGGCTGGTGTAGAAGCAGCCAAACGGATTCCTGCCGAAAGCCCTAAGGAGAAAACTCTGTATCTGTCTTCAACAGTGATTCCGCGACCGGATCCAAATCTGGAAGCGATTTTTCCAACGATGTGTTTTCAGTTTGGGGATGGTTGGGAGCAGTTTCTAGTCTAA
- a CDS encoding peptidylprolyl isomerase, producing the protein MRYLHLSTLFPRLVALLAVIFLVSCASLSSVADTSSIPGAQSNTSMANLPRLNGDATVVITVNDRPITIQVNGAAAPITAGNFVDLVNRGVYDGTVFHRVVREPQPFVVQGGDPQSTDPTVSPQLYGTGSFIDPKTNRPRYIPLEILGKGSSTPTYSQAGKVSPQLNHTRGAVAMARSQLPDSASAQFYIALQQLDFLDGNYAVFGYVTEGMDVVDSIQMGDRIQSAKVVAGLEHLQQP; encoded by the coding sequence ATGAGATATTTGCATCTAAGCACACTCTTTCCACGGCTAGTTGCATTGCTGGCAGTTATATTCCTCGTGAGTTGTGCCTCTCTCTCTTCGGTTGCTGACACTAGTTCGATTCCTGGAGCACAAAGTAATACATCTATGGCAAATTTACCTCGACTGAATGGTGATGCCACCGTAGTGATCACCGTTAATGATCGCCCAATTACCATTCAGGTCAATGGTGCCGCAGCACCCATTACGGCTGGCAACTTCGTTGATCTTGTCAATCGCGGTGTTTACGATGGCACTGTGTTTCACCGCGTGGTGCGCGAGCCACAGCCGTTTGTGGTGCAAGGGGGAGACCCGCAAAGCACTGATCCGACTGTGTCACCCCAACTGTACGGCACTGGCTCATTTATTGATCCAAAGACAAATCGCCCCCGTTACATTCCCCTTGAAATTTTAGGCAAAGGCAGTAGCACTCCTACCTATAGTCAGGCAGGCAAGGTATCACCGCAACTCAATCACACCCGCGGCGCAGTGGCGATGGCGCGATCGCAATTGCCGGATTCCGCCTCGGCGCAATTTTACATTGCGCTGCAACAACTCGATTTTCTGGATGGCAACTATGCTGTCTTTGGTTATGTTACAGAGGGGATGGATGTGGTGGACAGTATCCAAATGGGCGATCGCATCCAGTCTGCTAAAGTCGTGGCGGGGCTGGAGCATCTACAGCAGCCATAA
- a CDS encoding DUF2062 domain-containing protein: MVPLPLFEHPRRFRWQQNLRRSVRYYYLRLMRSHGSTEHVARGLAAGVFAGMLPLFGGQMIIAVGLALLLRGNKPLAALATWVSNPFTYVPLFWFNFQVGWWLLGQPSLVLTGVDSWASVLEQGGQMATILMFGSVWVGVVAGLLTYSLCLRLLPTLRQRFRRRSLMAAVDAPAPPRL; this comes from the coding sequence ATGGTGCCGTTGCCCTTGTTTGAGCATCCACGCCGCTTCCGCTGGCAGCAAAACTTACGACGGTCGGTTCGTTATTACTATTTACGTCTGATGCGCTCCCATGGGAGTACTGAACATGTGGCACGGGGGCTGGCAGCCGGTGTGTTTGCTGGTATGTTGCCTCTGTTTGGTGGCCAAATGATTATTGCTGTTGGCTTGGCACTTCTCCTGAGGGGGAACAAGCCCCTCGCAGCACTTGCAACTTGGGTCAGTAATCCCTTTACCTATGTGCCCCTGTTTTGGTTCAACTTTCAAGTGGGCTGGTGGCTGTTGGGTCAGCCATCCCTAGTGTTAACAGGCGTGGACTCTTGGGCATCAGTGCTTGAGCAGGGGGGACAAATGGCTACTATTCTGATGTTTGGCAGTGTTTGGGTGGGGGTTGTTGCTGGCTTGCTCACCTATAGCCTTTGCTTGCGGCTGTTGCCCACCCTCCGCCAACGCTTTCGTCGGCGATCGCTTATGGCTGCTGTAGATGCTCCAGCCCCGCCACGACTTTAG